One window of Cognatishimia sp. WU-CL00825 genomic DNA carries:
- a CDS encoding calcium-binding protein: MTVISNGANLIQGDNNDSDVRGLGGDDVVIAAGGDDYVRGGTGNDKIKGGTGNDNLAGGDGDDTLSGGDGEDRLIGGEGNDRLAGGNGNDTLSGGTGNDMLFGGADEDTFVFGDNSTGNSKIKDFEVGIDELRLEDGIGMSGSSTTSKGALIQLDTGGSILFEGLTEAEAIDLFV, from the coding sequence ATGACTGTAATTAGTAATGGCGCAAACCTAATTCAGGGTGACAACAATGACAGCGATGTCCGTGGCCTTGGTGGCGACGATGTTGTGATCGCAGCTGGCGGCGACGACTATGTTCGTGGCGGCACCGGCAATGACAAAATCAAAGGCGGCACAGGCAATGACAACCTGGCTGGCGGCGACGGCGACGACACACTGTCCGGTGGTGACGGTGAAGATCGTCTGATCGGCGGCGAAGGCAATGACCGTCTTGCAGGTGGTAACGGCAACGACACACTGTCCGGCGGCACAGGCAACGACATGTTGTTTGGCGGCGCAGACGAAGACACATTTGTCTTTGGCGACAACTCCACAGGCAACAGCAAGATCAAAGACTTCGAAGTTGGTATCGACGAGCTGCGTCTCGAAGATGGCATTGGCATGTCTGGTTCTTCCACAACATCCAAAGGTGCTTTGATCCAGCTGGATACCGGTGGGTCCATCTTGTTTGAAGGTCTGACCGAAGCA
- a CDS encoding sugar transferase, with protein MDFSEAHVKAYNDRAKKRVQVRKARVKRVMDLVLAVVILPAILPVIAVLYVLTRRDGGPGFFGHVRVGKDNKEFRCWKIRTMVHNAEAVLEDYLASNPEAAAEWNRDFKLTNDPRITRLGRILRETSLDELPQIWNVLLGEMSFVGPRPVTRKEMCKYQGYEWCYLSSKPGITGLWQVSGRNDVDYDERVQMDMEYVTTQSVAGDMSIILRTAGAVLNRTGR; from the coding sequence ATGGACTTTTCAGAAGCACATGTGAAAGCCTATAACGACCGCGCGAAAAAACGTGTGCAGGTAAGAAAAGCCCGCGTGAAACGCGTGATGGATCTTGTGTTGGCTGTTGTGATCCTGCCAGCGATCCTGCCGGTGATTGCGGTCTTATATGTGCTGACGCGCCGCGATGGCGGCCCGGGCTTTTTTGGCCATGTGCGCGTGGGCAAAGACAATAAGGAATTCCGCTGCTGGAAGATCCGCACCATGGTGCATAATGCCGAAGCGGTGCTGGAAGACTATCTGGCGTCCAATCCGGAAGCCGCCGCAGAATGGAACCGGGATTTCAAACTGACCAATGATCCGCGCATCACCCGTCTGGGGCGTATCCTGCGCGAAACCAGCCTGGATGAGCTGCCGCAAATCTGGAACGTTTTGCTGGGCGAAATGAGCTTTGTTGGCCCGCGTCCTGTGACCCGCAAAGAGATGTGCAAATACCAAGGTTATGAATGGTGCTACCTGTCTTCCAAGCCCGGCATCACCGGTCTGTGGCAGGTCTCTGGTCGCAATGATGTCGACTATGACGAGCGTGTGCAGATGGATATGGAATATGTCACCACCCAGTCTGTGGCCGGTGATATGAGCATCATTCTGCGCACCGCAGGGGCCGTGTTGAACCGCACCGGCCGCTAG
- a CDS encoding metallophosphoesterase family protein, which translates to MFFKKLQGALSGAASEAETAPLHLAHDFVVIGDLHGRADLLEGLLRQLETEAPGLPLVFVGDYIDRGPDSAAVLRLLQDLPGATCLMGNHERMCLSFLDQPNRNGARWLRYGGADTLASYGVAVQQDDRLRARDQLIDIMGEDSIHWMRALPLFARNGMLYVTHAGADPRQDIETQDESSLIWEHPEFVRQPRRDGAWLIHGHTIVTQPLVQQQRIAIDTGAYATGRLTAAVFAGDDLRFVQTP; encoded by the coding sequence GTGTTTTTCAAAAAGTTACAAGGGGCGCTGTCGGGGGCCGCGTCAGAGGCAGAGACTGCGCCTTTGCATCTGGCGCATGATTTTGTGGTGATTGGCGACCTGCACGGGCGGGCGGATTTGCTGGAAGGTCTGTTGCGGCAGCTTGAGACCGAGGCCCCTGGCCTGCCCCTGGTCTTTGTCGGGGATTATATTGATCGCGGCCCTGACAGCGCGGCGGTGCTGCGCCTGTTGCAGGATCTGCCCGGCGCAACCTGTCTGATGGGCAATCACGAACGCATGTGTCTGAGTTTTCTGGACCAGCCCAATCGCAATGGCGCGCGCTGGCTGCGCTATGGCGGGGCTGATACTTTGGCCAGCTATGGGGTGGCGGTGCAGCAGGATGATCGGTTGCGCGCCCGCGACCAGCTGATCGACATCATGGGCGAAGACAGCATCCATTGGATGCGCGCCCTGCCGCTGTTTGCGCGCAACGGCATGCTTTATGTCACCCATGCCGGGGCGGACCCGCGCCAGGACATTGAAACCCAAGATGAATCCAGCTTGATCTGGGAACATCCAGAGTTTGTGCGACAGCCGCGCCGCGATGGGGCCTGGCTGATCCATGGCCACACCATTGTAACCCAGCCTCTGGTGCAACAGCAGCGCATTGCCATCGACACCGGGGCCTATGCCACCGGCCGTTTGACGGCGGCGGTTTTTGCCGGCGATGACCTGCGGTTTGTACAAACCCCATAG
- a CDS encoding family 16 glycosylhydrolase, which translates to MLITGTAARDTLRATQSDDTVEAQGGNDYIFSKANGATLVGGDGNDQYRLFKPDATIIEEEDGGHDTIWAWRSVEMPDNVEDLLFKGVSNWHTIKGNDLDNKITARGGTQAIDGGGGNDTLTGGAGKDSFYIEVGDGHDIITDFVAGEDVLTIWGAGLTSFADILALSTDTGTGVVITLSDDQSITLEGVALDDLDAADFLLNFASPDFLAGATLTFEDNFDSYRSLTDGDWNTAPSNGHPVAASLARGGSRFHSYIDQNATAADGTPYGVNPFSVNNGVLSITAQRTPDHLQDEIPEDWISGLLETHGTFDQTYGYYEIRAKIPEGQGLWPAFWLAPADFSWPPEIDILEALGSMSDVYRAAVHAPVWGDKVTAALSWLVPDLSTDFHTYGMMWTPETISFTLDGRVMFEVATPDNMHQDMALRLNLAIGGWDGGADGSTPNGASFDIDYVRVYDIPGLAALPRASDMSAYGDFENGLLHTSQFGRLQLYGDTIWRVSDLGTADLVLGAEDSATLVGDGAANHLTGNAHSTTMNGQGGDDTLLGGAGDDYLIGAAGNDVLDGGAGNDTLVGGLGDDTYVLRRGDGAITASHDLIIERPDEGIDTIHLIDVNAHEIRSYIDWARWHIVLVDASGTEFFSIKVAPGIGGQDVGSYMERLMFADGTVWDLTGGLYLHGDDQNNLSSGTVFDDTILGAGGSDTLAGMDGNDSLDGGAGVDYVFGWNGDDYLSDSGSEGGDSLYGEAGNDTLMGGAGIDALFGGLGNDSLRASNDGDILDGGAGNDTLVGRGAADTLKGGAGDDRIVASHGDDLLAGGAGKDVMIGGNGNDTLYGGDGNDKLIGNNDDDLLLGELGNDLLVGGAGADTLDGGAGRDRYRGGSGEDVFQFVFEEIDRDLIQDYQAGERIEVDVSGDLADYAVSIVDNKISIAFLPTGETALFYGTGVSLDDIFLI; encoded by the coding sequence ATGCTGATCACCGGAACCGCCGCCCGAGATACCCTGCGTGCCACTCAATCGGATGACACGGTCGAGGCGCAGGGCGGCAATGATTATATTTTCAGCAAGGCCAATGGCGCGACCCTGGTGGGCGGCGATGGCAATGATCAGTATCGGTTGTTCAAACCCGATGCCACCATCATCGAGGAAGAAGACGGCGGCCATGACACCATCTGGGCCTGGCGGTCGGTGGAAATGCCCGACAATGTCGAGGATCTGTTGTTCAAAGGGGTCTCCAACTGGCACACCATCAAGGGCAATGATCTGGACAATAAGATCACTGCGCGCGGTGGCACCCAGGCCATTGATGGCGGCGGGGGCAATGACACGCTGACCGGCGGGGCTGGCAAAGACAGCTTTTATATCGAAGTCGGCGATGGCCATGACATCATCACGGATTTTGTGGCCGGCGAGGATGTGCTGACCATCTGGGGCGCAGGCCTCACCAGCTTTGCTGATATTCTGGCCCTGTCGACGGACACGGGCACAGGGGTTGTGATCACCCTGTCAGACGACCAGTCGATCACGCTTGAGGGCGTGGCGTTGGATGATCTGGATGCTGCAGATTTTCTGCTGAATTTTGCCAGCCCGGATTTTCTGGCTGGGGCCACTCTGACGTTTGAAGATAATTTTGACAGCTATCGTTCATTGACCGATGGCGATTGGAACACTGCGCCCAGCAACGGGCATCCGGTTGCGGCCAGCCTGGCGCGGGGCGGCAGTCGCTTTCATAGCTATATCGATCAAAATGCGACTGCAGCTGATGGCACGCCCTACGGGGTCAATCCGTTCAGCGTCAATAATGGCGTGCTGTCGATCACCGCACAGCGCACCCCAGATCATTTGCAGGATGAAATCCCCGAAGACTGGATCTCGGGCCTGCTGGAAACCCATGGGACCTTTGATCAGACCTATGGCTATTATGAAATTCGCGCCAAAATCCCCGAAGGCCAAGGGCTGTGGCCGGCCTTTTGGTTGGCGCCTGCTGATTTTTCATGGCCGCCCGAGATCGATATTCTCGAGGCCTTGGGCAGCATGAGCGATGTCTATCGCGCGGCGGTACATGCGCCGGTCTGGGGCGATAAGGTGACGGCAGCTCTGTCCTGGCTGGTGCCGGATCTGAGCACAGATTTTCACACCTATGGTATGATGTGGACACCTGAAACCATCAGTTTTACTCTGGATGGCCGGGTGATGTTTGAGGTCGCCACCCCTGACAATATGCATCAGGACATGGCGCTGCGGTTGAACCTGGCGATTGGCGGCTGGGATGGCGGGGCGGATGGCAGCACGCCAAATGGCGCGTCTTTTGATATTGATTATGTGCGGGTTTATGACATCCCGGGGCTGGCCGCCCTGCCCCGAGCCAGCGACATGAGCGCCTATGGTGATTTTGAAAACGGGCTGTTGCACACCAGCCAGTTTGGCCGTTTGCAGCTCTATGGCGATACAATCTGGCGGGTCAGCGACCTGGGCACCGCCGATCTGGTGCTGGGGGCGGAAGACAGCGCCACGCTTGTGGGGGATGGCGCTGCCAACCACCTGACAGGCAACGCGCACTCCACCACGATGAACGGCCAAGGCGGCGATGACACTTTGCTGGGGGGCGCGGGCGATGATTACCTGATTGGCGCGGCGGGCAATGATGTGTTGGATGGCGGCGCGGGCAATGACACGCTGGTGGGCGGTCTGGGGGATGACACCTATGTGTTGCGCCGCGGCGATGGCGCGATCACCGCGTCCCATGATTTGATCATCGAGCGCCCGGATGAGGGCATTGATACCATCCACCTGATTGATGTGAATGCGCATGAAATCCGCAGCTATATCGATTGGGCGCGCTGGCACATTGTGCTGGTGGACGCGAGCGGCACCGAATTCTTCTCAATCAAAGTGGCCCCGGGCATCGGTGGCCAGGACGTGGGCAGCTATATGGAACGCCTGATGTTTGCCGATGGCACGGTCTGGGATTTGACCGGTGGTCTGTACCTGCACGGCGATGATCAGAATAACCTCAGTTCGGGCACCGTCTTTGATGACACCATTCTGGGGGCGGGCGGCTCTGATACTTTGGCGGGCATGGATGGCAATGACAGCCTGGATGGCGGCGCGGGTGTTGACTATGTTTTTGGCTGGAATGGCGATGATTACCTAAGTGACAGCGGCAGCGAAGGCGGTGACTCGCTTTATGGCGAAGCTGGTAACGACACGCTGATGGGCGGTGCGGGCATTGATGCGCTGTTTGGCGGGCTGGGCAATGACAGTCTGCGCGCCAGCAATGATGGCGATATTCTGGATGGCGGCGCGGGCAATGACACGCTGGTGGGCCGCGGCGCTGCGGACACCCTGAAAGGTGGCGCGGGCGATGATCGCATTGTGGCCAGCCATGGCGATGACTTGCTGGCTGGCGGCGCAGGCAAAGACGTGATGATCGGCGGCAATGGCAATGACACGTTGTATGGCGGCGATGGCAACGACAAGCTGATCGGCAATAATGACGACGACTTACTGCTGGGCGAGCTGGGCAATGACCTGCTGGTTGGCGGCGCAGGCGCGGATACGCTGGATGGGGGCGCAGGGCGTGACCGCTATCGCGGCGGCAGTGGCGAAGATGTATTTCAGTTTGTGTTTGAAGAAATCGATCGGGATCTCATTCAGGACTATCAGGCCGGCGAACGCATCGAGGTGGATGTAAGCGGGGATCTGGCTGATTATGCGGTGTCGATTGTGGACAATAAGATCAGCATCGCCTTTTTGCCGACCGGAGAGACCGCCCTGTTTTATGGCACCGGCGTCAGCCTGGATGATATCTTTCTGATCTAA